Proteins co-encoded in one Bacteroidota bacterium genomic window:
- a CDS encoding alpha/beta hydrolase, with translation MIFSRDLSSGLHHPRIRKGVFPMFVRMGIPVGSNRRSRFLIVASLLLSSALTSQVLKTGYADIEGRKVYYEEKGEGRALLLIHGFSLDSRMWDDQFDTFAMQYRVIRYDMSGYGRSSVPDTPISSSTEIATLLRKLGVDKATIVGMSLGGWAAVRFAVDYPQMTEGVITVGASLDGYRFNEPLRGRLASYPRLAKDSGLARAKEVWQGDRLLTPVNKSRSVKAKIRQIISEWSGIQFSKPNLWGFKKSVPPAIRRLSEIKVPALAIVGERDEPDMHNVADTLASLIPGGRKVVVSGCGHLLNFERPDEFNRIVLDFLSTNGKRE, from the coding sequence ATGATTTTCAGCCGCGATCTCTCGTCCGGGTTGCATCATCCGCGGATTAGGAAGGGAGTTTTTCCTATGTTCGTACGCATGGGTATTCCCGTGGGGAGTAATCGTCGATCCCGTTTCCTCATTGTAGCCTCGCTCCTGCTATCATCCGCACTCACCAGTCAGGTACTTAAAACCGGCTACGCTGATATTGAGGGCAGAAAGGTGTACTATGAGGAGAAAGGGGAAGGAAGAGCGCTTCTTCTTATTCACGGATTCAGCCTGGACTCTCGAATGTGGGACGACCAGTTTGACACCTTTGCCATGCAGTATCGTGTCATCCGGTATGACATGAGCGGTTATGGGCGCTCATCGGTTCCTGACACCCCAATATCATCCAGCACGGAGATCGCCACGCTGCTCAGGAAATTAGGCGTGGATAAGGCCACGATCGTGGGAATGTCATTGGGCGGGTGGGCAGCAGTTCGATTTGCCGTCGACTATCCACAAATGACAGAGGGGGTCATAACCGTCGGCGCATCGCTCGATGGATACCGGTTCAACGAGCCTCTTCGCGGCCGTTTGGCAAGCTACCCGAGGCTTGCGAAGGATTCCGGTCTGGCGAGGGCGAAGGAGGTCTGGCAAGGGGACCGGTTGCTGACACCCGTAAACAAGTCTCGATCCGTGAAGGCGAAAATCCGGCAGATCATTTCCGAATGGTCCGGCATTCAGTTCAGTAAACCAAATCTCTGGGGATTCAAGAAATCTGTTCCACCGGCCATTCGCAGGCTCAGTGAAATCAAGGTGCCGGCATTGGCCATCGTGGGCGAGCGCGATGAACCGGACATGCATAATGTCGCTGATACTTTGGCATCCCTCATTCCCGGTGGCAGGAAGGTGGTGGTCTCGGGGTGCGGCCACCTTCTCAATTTCGAACGGCCTGACGAATTCAATAGAATCGTCCTGGACTTTCTTTCCACGAACGGAAAACGCGAGTAA
- a CDS encoding antibiotic biosynthesis monooxygenase family protein, whose product MNEINQPYTLGIWSAKAGNEMAFIGEWNAFARWTAHNQPGAAGTAYLLQDSANPRQFISFGPWESADAIKAWRDRPEFKAFVSKARELCDDFQPRSLVRVASSAD is encoded by the coding sequence ATGAACGAGATCAATCAACCGTACACGCTCGGGATCTGGTCGGCTAAAGCCGGCAACGAGATGGCGTTTATCGGCGAATGGAACGCCTTTGCCCGATGGACCGCTCACAATCAACCTGGGGCCGCCGGAACTGCCTATCTCCTTCAGGATTCTGCGAACCCACGACAGTTTATTTCTTTCGGCCCCTGGGAGAGCGCCGATGCAATCAAGGCATGGAGAGACCGCCCTGAATTCAAGGCTTTTGTCTCGAAGGCTCGTGAGCTTTGCGATGATTTTCAGCCGCGATCTCTCGTCCGGGTTGCATCATCCGCGGATTAG